TACATCCATGGAAGGGCAGGAGGAAGAAGTTGCAAAGAGTCAAAGGGGCATTCCAGTCTGAGTCAAAGagtcagacttttaaaataagctttcttGGAGGCTTCTTCATCAACAACAGAATTGGGTCAGGTGGTTGCCCATAGATCCATCAAAGAAGGTGACTTGGGAAAAAGCCAGAAGCATAGGGGGTTGGTTCAGTGAACTAATGACATCTATacaaagatggaagaagaaaCCTAGAGCTTGAACCACAAGGAGTGGGAGTgacctggaggtcctcatctgcAGGAGCCTGGATCTTGCCATGGCAGGGTTGGCAGTGGTGAACTTTGACTTCAGGAAAGGTCAGCATTATTCAGAGCTTCAGCCTTCAGGGAAGGGGCACTGTTTTTCCCTGGGGAAGTCTCAGAGGGAACTTGATGTAttgatttcaaaaaatttttaatttgggttTGCAATTGCGTTTTTAATTTGTTGTGTTTGATCCATGTTAACAATTAGAACACAAGCTAAGATCCTTTAGCACTTAGTGGAAAGTAGGGAACTGATGTAGCAGCATAGTCACTGGAGGAAGGGAAGATGAGGAAGGGAAGATGGACTGCTTGGGTAATTCCTGCCTCCTCAGAAGCCAGGGCAGAAAGAATCCTGAGCTTGGGGCTGGTGGCCCCAGCGAAGAGATGCTGAGGAGACTCAGCCACGAGATGCAGTCAGTGTGTCTGATTTCCTATACGTACTTACTCCATGACCTTCTTGAAGCCAAGTATAGCATCTTATTCATCTCCATTTCCCCAGAGCCTAGCACGACTCTCAGCACATAGTAGCCCTCCGTTAGCATCCATTCATGTTTTTAAGATGGGATGAATCTTTTGACTCTCCATAAACATAGCCTCAACCCGGCATCCACAGTCCAGTCTTCTGTTCATTTCACTTTCCTCGGCAAGACCAGCTCTGGTGACAAGTGGAAAGCAGAGCTATGTTTCTGTAAGAGCTTTTCTCAGCATGGTGACAATTCCCTCCTTGATCCCCCAGATGGGTTCCTGTGGAAAAACACAGTCTCTGTGGTCAGAAAGCAGTAACTTCCAGTGACCGGATTTGAAAGCCCATTGCAAACCTAGGATGATTCAAGCAGGTGGCCCCGGCTCGAAGCCAAGTCAATCAAAGGAGCAGAGCATGAAGTGCACGACGGGCTCAGTATATGTCACAACTgagtgtacggcaaagtgaaggGAATGATCTTAGTCAATGAATTATTAACAGTTTGGAAATTAGACTTCAGGATGCCTTAAAGGCgtgattttaaaaactcataagaATGTTAGAATAATATATATGTTGATTTTTAAGTTCCGGTCAAAGGCGGAACTTTAAAGATTGATTGGTGCGTTTGACAACCTAAAACTTTAAAGTTTTAGTTTGGCAAAGTACCACCATAAGCTAGAAAAAGAGCTTAATATGAGCTGGGGCATCTATCTGCAACATATATTACAGAAAAAGGTGCGATCAACTTAATATACGGAGTGTTAACCAATCACTAAAATACAGAATGATTGCCCTGgttataaaatgggcaaaaaatccTTAGCAATTCgcaaaagaagaaatgcaaatggtAGGGAAACAGGAAAACAGGTCATTATCACTACTgattaaggaaataaaagtttagaCAGGAGGTCATTTCTTGCacttttacaattttcaaaaattggCATTTTTGAAAAAGACAATGCCAGTGTTAGAGTTTGAGGAAAGGGGCATTTGCATACACTGATTTAACCTAGTACAACCTTTTTGGAGTGtgattttacaatattttactatatatacGTGTGCatgtatatagatgtatatatgtgtgtgtgtgtatatgtatatatgtgtgtgtgtatatatatttgtatatatatatgcctaaAAATATTCTTACTTTTTGAGTCAGAAATTCTATCTGTAGGAATTGACCCTAAAGAACAATTCTGGATGCAGGCAAAGATTTATTTGCAAAGATATTCATTACATCATTGTTCATaatagaaagaaattagaaacaacctaattaTCCAATGGTTAAATAGAATTTGGTACAGCAGTGCAATGCAGAATTATGGGACAATGAAAAATAGTGTGGAACACAGAGAATCATGATTACAATACATTAGAACACATTAGAAAGGGAAAAAGCAGATGTATACTAGtgcgtatgattccatttaagtgtgcatatgagtgtgtgtgtgtgtgcactcgaGTATACGTAGAAAGAAAGGTAGTTATCTTCGAGTATTGTGGGTGACTTCTCAGTAAGTTTCAGTGTTTTTCATATACAGCTTGCACTCATGTATGCAGatttagaaacaaatatttaatttaaaacaaccCCTGAACTTAACTATTTATTAACTGTGTTATCTtaggtaaattacttaacctctctgagcctcagtttcgcATCGGCAAAATTTGCATAATAGTATCAATCTCTTAAAACTGTGGTGCAGAAAAAGTGGGATAATATATATGAAACCTCCTGATCCATATTAATCACTCAATAAACGCAATGCCCGTTATTTTCTCAGGGATATTCTCTCCCCCTTATCTAAACGTGTGCACAGGAGAGGTTCTGATATTAAGCTCTTCTATTTTACAGTGACtttaaatgaatgtttttttttctccagatggattttattctaagtctgTGGGGTTTTCATTGTAAAATGAAAAGGTTTGTTTCTATAACTTTCTATTTAAAGAATCATTGCAGCCGTTTTCCAGTTTGCAGAAAAATTGAAGTCAGTGCCTAggaattttttcaattttcatttttccacTCCAAAACCACATCAGAAACTTGTCCTTAAACATTTGTCTCTTGCTCCCAAAATGGTCATAGCAGAAACTCCCATGCATGAGAATCTGTATTAGCAAAGTCACATTTGGTTATTTGAACAGAGCAGGGTGTCTGCAAAGCAGATGCTGACGTTGTGGATGAAACCAGTATGGGAAACACTTCATCGGAAGGAGCGTTCTCTCCTAGGTGGAGATGTGAAAGCTCCTGGTTTCTCCAAAGTTATAAGAGAATGGAGCAGGTACCCACCCGGGGGGTGGTCATTAGCCGGACTGACACCAATCCACCTGCCCAACTTCCCAAGGAGCCTGTAGATTAGGTTTCTGGGGATGTAGTGTGTGATTGTTGTGTCGTGCACCTTGGGGGAAAACCAATACCCTGAAAAATCGACAGCTCTTTCTTTAAATTGAGCAATAAGCCCTGGCAGAAATTAGACCAAATCGACAATTCCCATtgattatgcttttaaaaatatcaaactcCATTTTAGGAAACAAGACATTTCTCCTCCAGACTGTTTTGAAATGGCCCTTTGCCAGCTTTCTGTGGGTTCGTTAATAACCTCATCCTGGTATTGGTCAGGCCCACTTCTCGCAGGCCTGGCTCAGCCACGAACCTCATTAGAATCCAGGTCTGTGTTCCTGGCGAACAGCTGCCTCTTGCACTTGAAAACTGATGGGGAGAAAAGTGGTCCCTGCGGTTCCTATCAGCCTTAAGCAGAAACATCTGCTCCTCGGGAGCCTTTTGCTGGCTCGGTTTTCAGGGAATGTGTTCTGGGGATGGGCGAAAGCACTGTCTCCCCGCCCCGGTGACGCTGGCCAGAGGGAACTGCCCGCTGCAGGGGACTGTGGGCCCTGGGAATAGTCCACCTGCCAGGAAAAGGAAGCTCCCACCACACGTTTTGTAAAGCTTTAAAAGCACATATCTCTTAAAATATTGCCTGGTGGCGAAAAGTGCTcctgaaagaagagagggagagagagagagaaggagagagagagggatggagagagagagagggagagagagagggagatggagagagagagagagggagagagagagagaaggagagagagagggagagagagagagagagagggagagagagaaatctgatTGAATCCAGGAGGtttgagtttttgtttctctttttcttttttttttttaatccaaaatgtGTTTATTGGGATGGTTTCCCGTTCATCTTGATTCCAGGGGCTTTTAGTGCTGCTTCCGTCTGAAGGAGCACCCTTCTGTAAGCCTTGCTTTTCCTCCTGTAAGCTGGCAGAGGACGATAGAGCAGCCAACACACAAAACTACTGTCTGTGCATGGCCAAAGACAGTGGTGATTTTATAGCATCCTGGGCATTTCACATCCATGAAATAGGAACTGGGGCTCTGCACCAGGCGCTTCTTCTTAtgtttcctcttctcctcttctggaAAGGGATGAAGGAGATCCTTTGCGAGAGGCATGTTCTCGTGGGGAGGTCGTCACCGTTGGAaagctgtttctctttttctatcaGCCGAGCCACATGTGAAGATTTCTGGTGTGGAGGCATCCTCTGAGACAGATGGTTTTCTTTTATCCAGCTTTATTTGTCATCCAACCACACTTCTCTGTGTTTAGGCACAGATTAAATAAGGTGATGTAGGTAAGAGGCCTCACCCAGAGCATGGATGCCCCTTCCTCCTTGGTATCTTCCGATGGCTCTTAGGATcctaatttcttcctttcttttttgcttttggaCGAGGACACTGAGGCACCCAGAAGTTAATGGTTTGTTTAAAGTTCTCCTTTGAGGCTGTTAACAGTGCTTTGTTCCTGCATCCTTTGAAGGATTTGTTTAAATCATACAGatcggggcttccttggtggcgcagtggttgagaatctgcctgctaatgcaggggacacgggtttgagccctggtctgggaggatcccacatgccacggagcaactgggcccgtgagccacaactactgagcctgcgcgtctggagcctgtgctccataacaagagaggctgcgatagtgagaggcctgagcactgcgatgaagagtggcccccacttgccgcaactagagaaagccctcgcacagaaatgaagacccaacacagcaaaaataaattaattaattaataaactcctacccccaacatcttctaaaaaaaaaaaaagtaatagtctCCTCAGCTGTAAACCAGGGACAATAGCGCCTACCTCATAAAGTCACTgcactcaataataaaaataaatcgtACAGATCATGGGCTGTGATCCTAACGCAACTTTATGTTTGCCTCCCTGTTCTGTGGGGCTAGCTCTTTCCCTGCCAGTCGATGACCTCTGGGCCAGGTAGGGAAGAAACACTCTCGTGGTCACTCTAAGTTATAAAACAGAATCCCAGTCCCACGTGATAATCGAAGGCCACAACCTGAGTTAAGTTCGATCAAACCCACGCTTCTGTGTTGAGCCTGGTGCAGACAGGAAATGCGGGGACGGGGTGGGTGTCGtctcctctctttcccctcttcttgcttctccttctAGCCCTCCTGATCCTTCTACTACCATCTCCTGACCCCTGCATGGTTGGGGTCTGAGGAAGAAGAGGTGAGGGGGGAGCCACACAGCCTGTGTGCCTGGAACTTGAGGGCTGTGATGTCACATTTTCTGTCCCTGAGGAGGTTTAAGGGGGTCTTTCTCTTGGGGGCACTTTTGTGGGGTTTTCGCATCTTCAGAGACCCTAATCTGACTTCTGAGGACCTCTCAGCTATAGTTCCTTTGATGTGAGTGACGCATCTTCCTGGGTCCTGTTGCTTACTCTTTATGTGATCTCTATACTTCCAGGGGTGCCTCTAGGTCTTTCTGTGGAGGTCCATTGTGTCTCTAAGTGGCTCTGCAGGATAGGATCTAAAACCCTACCTGGTCCATGGGAGATGCCTCTATGTTTTGTCCTGTATGCTTTTTCGGCAGAGAAAGAACCCGACTGTCACCACGTTTCCTAGGGTTCGTCTATCAGGGACTGGCTCACTCATCTCTCACCCTTTGTATTTCTCAGGTAGGAAACAGACACTAGCCCTTTATGTCTTCCAATTTAGGGGATATGTATTAAGTGCTTTGGTGGCTTCTGATGAAACCCCATAGCCCCCTTCTTGAAGCTCAAGGTGAAGTATAGACACCCCCCGCCGCCCCAACCCTCGCCCTTGGTAGGGGCTGGGATTAACAACACAGCAGCTGGTTCTAAAAAATCCTTTCTTAATCTCCTTTCCTTGAAGTCTCTGACATCAGGCTTGGGTTAGGAGATAGTGTCCCTTCCCCTTGGAGGTAGGGCTGGGGTTGGGACTTAGCATAGCTTTCTCCCATAGCATAGCTTTCTCCCAAGAAGCTGTCTTCAAAAGTCCTCCCTAATCTCCAACTCTTAACCCTTGGTATGAGTGAGAGGTTTAGGAGTTGTTAAACTCCTAAAATTTAGTTCGCTCTTTGGTAAATTCTGCATGTGCCTTGGATCTCCTTTGGGATGTGATATCTGTGGTCTTTGGTGCCTTGTTTGAGCACGTGCTGTCCTCTGGCTATACTGGCTTCCTGTTTCCCCACTTGCTTCTGAGCTCTTGGAAGGGGGATTTGGGCTTGGTTAACCTCTATCTTAACAACCATCACAGGGCCTAGCGCCTGGTAAGGGCTGGTGCATTCTTGCCGGACCAAGGAATAGGTGCGACAAATTCTATTTCGCTCAATAACCAGTAATTTATTGAGCAAATAAATGATCAGAGCCTGGGCTCTATGCTGGTGCAGAGGGAGATATTATAACATATACCACAGGGTGTGTTTTCAGAGTGCTTCCACACTACCAGTGATGACTTGTTATCTGATGTAAGAGCATCAGCGAGTGGCTGGTTCAAGGCTGGGGTAGGAAAAGCACAAGATGAGCCCAGAATATCTTGGTGCCGACAAGTAAGCAATTGCTTTAAGTAAAACCACAGGGTCATGTCAAAAGAACACAGGAACCAGCGTGAAGGAGCTCCCAGGGACCAAATCTGAAACAAGCTGAGCAATGAAAGAAATGCTAGAAATGGATTATAATACATGGAGTAAAACCAATATCCAGGAGTCCACACCGGCATCCGTTAGTAGATCATTAAATACacaaactgaagaggagggaaagtgAATTCTTACAGTAGAATTCTAATTATCAAAGGTAGAAGGAAGGAACGCAGGCACACTCCACAGTAATAATTGCttaataaaggcaaaaataaccaAAGGATGGTAAAATGAACGGGTAAAATGCATGATGAGAAACGGGGTATTCACATAATCTCAATGTATCTCCTTCCAAGATACTTACTAATTACAGAGGGAAGAGCAGTAGCTTTACAGTGAAGGCAGCAGGTTCCAATTTATCAAGTGACCAAAGTTAAACTTACTGGGGTGAGATACATAATGACATCAGGTGTGTTCTGATCCGATGTACCAACTAGGGCATCCTCATTCACATCTGTGGTCCTTTTGCTGAAAGATACTGAATTTAGACATGAGGGGGCCTCAGAAAAATCCAAATTTGGGGACGTTCTACAAAATAACTAGTCAATACTCTTCAAAAATACCAAGGTCATAAAAGGCAAAGCCTGAGAACAGTCTCAACTGGAGGAGACACAACAACTAAATACAATATGGGATCCTGCACAGGGTCCTGGATCAGAAAAAGAACATGAACAAAACACTTGGAGAAGTTTGAATAAGGTTTGTAGATTAATTCCTAGCATGTGTCAGTTTGGATTCCCTGATTTAGATCATTGTACTGTGGTTGCATAAGATATTAATATTAGGGGAGAGCAGATGAAGGTATATGGGGATTATGTGTACTATTGCtgaagcttttttaaaatgtctgaatttatttcaaaattcaaagttaaaaaataaattaaaatttaaacggTGAACTTTCCATAGTGACATTCACTGCCCTTTGCAACTTGCCCAGACTCCACACCCCTACCCTTCGTGAACCAGCATGAATAGCTTCCCAAACTCCAAGTACCAGTGAAGACGTAGGTCTTATTTTCCCATGCAACTGCTTAAGAGCCAACATGCCTTATTTCCAGGGAGTCTGTATCTCTCTCTGAAGCTTGTCCCAATCTTGACTTTTTTGAGCATCGCAGTCCAAAATGGAGTTGGTTTAACCCCACATCCACATTCAGGATCGTCAGAGACTGCTGTTGCTTCTTAGGGCCACATGGTGTCCTGATTGTCACTCTGTCCTGCATAATCTCCCAGGCTGGGAGAGACCCCTGGGAATATCTGCCCCTTGGTTGGCATTTGGTGGTCCTGGTAGAGAGATGCCCTGGTCTTGGGGTCAGAGggagatggtggtgggatgaggcgtgaggggaggggaggtcatCACTCCTCAACCACATGGATCCctcactctccctccccactcatTCTGATGCTTCTGCCCCTGTACATGTGCTTCTCATGAGCCTTACCACCATTTCCCACCTCTGCATCCTTCGAGGCCCATCTCCAAGCTCTTAACCCCTCTTTCATCCACGTTTCTGAGGCCCTTCATTATACATCTTAGGACAGTGTGTTAAGTTATTAGCATGGCTTGAATGGTGAGCTGTATCTGTAATCTATAATCCAGGTATTTGTATCTGTACATCCTAGgtgtctttccctccctctgtctcccccactCAGAGACATATggtgaagcagaaacagagactctGAGAAAATACCTTCTTGGGTGTGGAAGGAAGATTCTCCCTGGAGAGTTTGCAGGGCTGTTTCCTGTTGTCTGGcctgggtgaccctgggcctTGGGGAAGAGAGCATGGGAGGCCATGAGATGAAGAGGGAAAGGGTCTTAGAGGATGAGCTGGACAGTGGGTGGAGGTATGGCTGTCTTGTGTGGGATGGAAAGGGGACCCTTACCGCCTGCCCAGATGGAACTGAACAAACCTGGGAATTTCTTCCTGAGTTCTGAGCCTGAGATGGGGCACATGGGACTCCATCATCCATAGGACCCTCCTTTGCTCAGTGGATCAGGGCCTTGTGGAGAACAGGGGCTGGGTCTTTCCTCCATTGCTCCCTGGGCATGGTGAGGGGTAGGGTGCTTGGTAAATATTGTTGAATTGCGCTGAGAGGCAGAACTGGGAATCAGGGCGCTCACTGAATTGGCTGGCCCCCCTGCCAATGAATCATGCTCCCTTTTTATTGTTTCCTCCAACAAAGACATCAGAAGCTCACACAAAGGGGACCTGGGAACGTGGAAAGCCTCTGCAAAGCCCTCAGCCTCCTTTGGGATGGGCGTAAGCCCACTCCTGGGGCTTGGAGCTGAGATGGGGGCTGCCAGGTGCTGCCCCATCTCTGGAGACACGTGCCAGCTCTCCTCTGAGCGTTGCCAGTCAGTATAACATTTCACACTGCCATTGATTTTTATGTCTTCCTACACTAATTAGACATGTTATTACTAATCTTTGGTAATCACCACAAGAGGCTTGTGGAAAGTCTCCGAGATTTCAATctagattaaaaataagaaacattatCACCTCtgggaaaatgcaaagaaagcacatgttattttaatgtttaaatcaaTAAAGCTgtcctgcttctgttttgtgctagtattgaaatttataaaaatcctGTTTAAGTTTCCTTCTGTCCATCTCATCCCCACGGGGCTCCCAATTGATTTCTCTGAGGGTATCTGACGGTGGCTACGGGGGAAACACTGCCAAAGACCCACGTGCCTTAGGGCTTGATTGC
This region of Phocoena phocoena chromosome 15, mPhoPho1.1, whole genome shotgun sequence genomic DNA includes:
- the LOC136134999 gene encoding small ribosomal subunit protein eS27-like, which codes for MPLAKDLLHPFPEEEKRKHKKKRLVQSPSSYFMDVKCPGCYKITTVFGHAQTVVLCVGCSIVLCQLTGGKARLTEGCSFRRKQH